In Oncorhynchus nerka isolate Pitt River linkage group LG21, Oner_Uvic_2.0, whole genome shotgun sequence, the following are encoded in one genomic region:
- the LOC115103544 gene encoding uncharacterized protein LOC115103544 → MRELLGQYISDTLSYVHTVKEFCDGHPRWILQRKEEQSKMKNIKEMADRIDLKFGRVLNAEDKTKALGEFTKDYLTQVTANRRLKKLEKELEAVLKDTLNGLEELDCFMDAVERLVVTSLFVFADETRLCPLPQGREPASVRAVITSARMTCPLLIHFKRDASAFFSPCLLNVEVLHVYLENYIHISEQLCERMGLGKTKTFCREKNDNLMIDTSPEVNEKSMQTMFNHLRHLSDIRMDQHFRLTFLFQESALHFIGLFSQRHSRMLDCLKELERRAGKLNKMKKGGYISSVVGSAVGATGGALTIAGLCLAPVTAGLSLGLTIAGIGMGVTSGVNSLTTGVTKVAFKSYQNKKANTIFQCFLEDMQRLHGSLEKVASNICPLEPKVVALVVGKNIGKGGASLGKKINAIVKNTSAIEALMGKGVVIGAGKVGLQEGKTFAADLPDIGMLAQGTPLALSRTLRQCAVASNALFIGLDIITICKDSVSLAKGSKSKRSQLIRARAALWRTEIDSCQRIHDSLCRGIWRFSKSQRILKKPFYLVKELESLEPLVEMGLMEQPAKEMETLGQPEDDIETLVPPMEETRLLGQPMEETRLLGQSMEETRLPWLPMEETRLMRLPMEETRLMGQPMEEMRLLGQSMKKTRLPWLTMEETRLMGQPMEETRLMGNPMEETKLLGQPMEEIEKGFCDWMWHSGMMLLLLLLAYVWAENISK, encoded by the exons ATGAGAGAGTTATTGGGCCAATACATCTCAGACACCCTCAGCTATGTCCACACAGTGAAGGAATTCTGTGACGGGCATCCAAGGTGGATCCTGCAGAGAAAGGAGGAACAATCCAAGATGAAAAACATCAAGGAAATGGCAGACAGAATCGATCTTAAATTCGGCCGAGTCTTGAATGCAGAAGACAAGACCAAGGCATTAGGAGAGTTCACGAAAGACTATCTGACCCAGGTGACTGCAAACCGTAGGCTTAAGAAGCTGGAGAAGGAGCTGGAAGCTGTACTGAAGGACACTCTCAATGGGCTGGAGGAGCTGGACTGCTTCATGGATGCTGTGGAGAGGCTGGTGGTCACCTCTCTGTTTGTATTTGCTGATGAAACCCGGTTGTGTCCTCTGCCTCAGGGGAGGGAACCAGCAAGTGTCCGAGCTGTCATCACCTCCGCTAGAATGACCtgtcctctcctcatccactTTAAGAGGGACGCTTCAGCCTTCTTTTCCCCATGCCTCCTCAATGTGGAGGTGCTGCATGTGTACTTGGAAAATTACATACACATCTCTGAGCAGCTGTGTGAGAGAATGGGATTGGGAAAAAC AAAAACATTTTGCAGAGAGAAGAATGACAACTTGATGATTGACACCAGCCCTGAAGTGAATGAAAAGTCCATGCAGACCATGTTTAACCATTTGCGCCATTTGAGTGATATCAG GATGGATCAGCACTTCAGACTGACGTTCCTGTTCCAGGAGTCTGCCCTGCACTTCATTGGTCTGTTCAGTCAGCGCCACTCCAGAATGCTGGACTGTCTAAAAGAGCTGGAAAGGAGAGCTGGCAAACTAAATAAGATGAAGAAAGGGGGTTATATCTCCAGTGTGGTAGGCAGTGCAGTGGGGGCGACAGGAGGGGCTCTGACCATCGCAGGCCTTTGTCTTGCCCCTGTTACTGCTGGGTTGTCACTGGGGCTCACCATCGCAGGGATTGGAATGGGTGTGACCAGTGGGGTCAACAGTCTAACCACCGGTGTAACAAAGGTGGCATTTAAAAGCTACCAAAACAAGAAAGCCAATACAATCTTTCAATGTTTCTTGGAGGACATGCAAAGACTCCATGGTAGTCTGGAGAAGGTGGCCAGCAACATTTGCCCTTTGGAGCCGAAGGTGGTGGCATTAGTGGTTGGGAAGAATATAGGCAAAGGTGGTGCGAGTTTAGGAAAGAAGATCAATGCCATAGTAAAAAATACCTCTGCAATAGAGGCCTTAATGGGAAAAGGCGTGGTTATAGGTGCAGGCAAGGTGGGACTCCAAGAGGGCAAAACATTTGCTGCAGATTTACCTGACATTGGGATGTTGGCACAAGGCACTCCACTCGCCCTCTCTAGGACATTAAGGCAATGCGCTGTGGCCTCAAATGCCCTATTCATTGGCCTGGACATCATCACTATCTGTAAAGACAGTGTCAGCCTGGCCAAAGGCAGCAAGAGCAAGAGATCCCAGCTCATCCGAGCCAGAGCAGCACTATGGCGCACAGAGATTGACTCATGTCAGAGGATCCATGACTCACTGTGCCGAGGCATCTGGAGGTTCAGTAAGAGTCAGCGAATCCTGAAGAAACCATTTTACCTTGTGAAGGAGTTAGAAAGTCTAGAGCCGCTTGTGGAGATGGGACTCATGGAGCAGCCTGCGAAGGAGATGGAAACTCTTGGGCAGCCTGAGGATGATATAGAAACTCTGGTGCCGCCTATGGAGGAGACAAGACTCCTGGGGCAGCCTATGGAGGAGACGAGACTCCTGGGGCAGTCTATGGAGGAGACGAGACTCCCATGGCTGCCTATGGAGGAGACGAGACTCATGAGGCTGCCTATGGAGGAGACGAGACTCATGGGGCAGCCTATGGAGGAGATGAGACTCCTGGGGCAGTCTATGAAGAAGACGAGACTCCCATGGCTGACTATGGAGGAGACGAGACTCATGGGGCAGCCTATGGAGGAGACGAGACTCATGGGGAACCCTATGGAGGAGACGAAACTTCTGGGACAGCCTATGGAGGAGATAGAAAAAG GTTTTTGCGACTGGATGTGGCATTCGGGCATgatgttgttgctgttgctgttagcATATGTATGGGCTGAGAACATTTCTAAGTAG